In Deltaproteobacteria bacterium, a single window of DNA contains:
- a CDS encoding crotonase/enoyl-CoA hydratase family protein — MQYEQIRYEVTDRVLTITLNRPDKLNAFTPTMCRELLDAFERADRDDDVRVVIVTGAGRAFCAGADLSTGGDTFDNTARDTIADHRDGGGLVSLRIFESTKPVIAAINGPAVGVGITMTLPMDIRLAASSARIGFVFARRGIVPEACSSYFLPRIVGISQAAEWVYSGRVFDAAEALQARLVSRVLAPEALLPTAHALAREIADTTSAMSVALSRQMLWRMLGADHPMAAHQLDSQCIFFMGSSPDAVEGVKSFLEKRPPAFTMKPSRDLPPFYPWWQPRPFK; from the coding sequence ATGCAATACGAGCAAATCCGGTACGAGGTCACCGATCGCGTTCTAACCATCACGCTGAACCGGCCCGACAAGCTCAACGCCTTCACCCCGACCATGTGCCGCGAGCTGCTCGACGCCTTCGAGCGGGCCGATCGCGACGACGATGTGCGGGTAGTCATCGTCACCGGTGCCGGGCGCGCCTTCTGTGCCGGTGCCGACCTCAGCACTGGCGGCGACACCTTCGACAACACCGCGCGCGACACCATTGCCGATCACCGCGACGGCGGCGGCCTGGTGAGCTTGCGGATCTTCGAATCGACCAAGCCCGTTATCGCCGCCATCAACGGGCCCGCCGTCGGCGTCGGCATCACCATGACCTTGCCGATGGACATCCGCCTGGCCGCCAGCAGCGCCCGCATCGGCTTCGTTTTCGCCCGCCGCGGCATCGTGCCGGAGGCATGCAGCAGCTACTTCCTGCCGCGCATCGTCGGCATCAGCCAGGCGGCCGAGTGGGTGTACAGCGGGCGCGTCTTCGACGCCGCGGAAGCACTGCAGGCTCGGCTCGTGAGCCGCGTACTGGCACCGGAAGCGCTGCTGCCCACCGCTCACGCCCTCGCCCGCGAGATCGCCGACACCACTTCGGCAATGTCGGTGGCGCTTTCACGCCAAATGCTCTGGCGCATGCTCGGGGCCGATCACCCCATGGCCGCGCACCAGCTCGACTCGCAGTGCATCTTCTTCATGGGCAGCTCGCCCGATGCGGTGGAAGGGGTGAAGTCATTTCTCGAAAAACGTCCGCCCGCGTTTACCATGAAGCCCAGCCGCGACCTGCCGCCGTTCTATCCGTGGTGGCAACCGCGGCCCTTCAAGTAG
- the lspA gene encoding signal peptidase II encodes MSRYVFVGALALAVVGLDQAAKWAVQSRMELYQSIPLVDGFFHLTYVRNSGGAFGFLRETSAAVRLPFFIAVSSAAVVALLYFVRQVAPGHRLLLFALGGILGGALGNLIDRMTAGTVVDFLDVHWRGWYWPTFNVADSFISTGVVILLLHSLFVREEKPPAGA; translated from the coding sequence ATGAGCCGTTACGTCTTCGTTGGCGCTCTGGCGCTGGCGGTGGTCGGGCTCGATCAGGCCGCCAAGTGGGCGGTCCAGAGCCGGATGGAGCTGTACCAGTCGATCCCGCTGGTCGACGGCTTCTTCCACCTGACATACGTGCGCAACAGCGGCGGTGCCTTCGGCTTCTTGCGCGAGACCAGCGCGGCGGTGCGGCTGCCGTTCTTTATCGCGGTTTCGAGCGCCGCGGTGGTTGCGCTGTTGTACTTCGTGCGCCAAGTCGCCCCCGGCCACCGCCTGCTGCTGTTCGCCCTCGGGGGCATTCTCGGGGGCGCGCTGGGAAATCTGATCGACCGCATGACCGCCGGTACCGTGGTTGACTTCTTAGACGTGCACTGGCGCGGCTGGTACTGGCCGACCTTCAATGTCGCCGATTCGTTCATCAGTACCGGCGTAGTGATTCTGCTACTGCACTCACTGTTTGTGCGCGAGGAGAAACCGCCGGCGGGTGCCTGA
- the ileS gene encoding isoleucine--tRNA ligase, whose amino-acid sequence MDYKHTLNLPKTSFPMRANLPQREPEMLAQWETMSIYERLQQANAGKPKFILHDGPPYANNNIHLGQALNKILKDFIVKLKSMSGYLAPYIPGWDCHGLPIELQVEKKLGRGRGGADPAEVISRCRAHALQFVDIQREEFKRLGVFADWEHPYLTLDPQYEAAEVRELGRFMASGVLYRRKKPVYWCPSCVTALAEAEVEYADHQSAAIYVAFKLSEPLPAALAPLRGREAAVIIWTTTPWTLPANLAIAFHPDFEYLAVEVDGRVYLVAHGLLAATAAALKWAAPRELVRISGAELHGGRARHPWLARDSVFLLGSHVTLEQGTGCVHTAPGHGAEDYEIGVANGLDVYCPVDGHGKFTKDVPELAGQFVFKADEAVLGMLRAAGALLAQQRYTHSYPHCWRCKQPVIFRATEQWFIPMEKNDLRARALSAIDRVQWIPPWGRDRIRGMMESRPDWCISRQRVWGVPITAVYCEGCGEAIADASVAEHAAAQIAEHGSGIWFTGSNEQLLPADLRCPKCHGRQFRRERDILDVWFDSGVSHAAVVETRPQLGGRADLYLEGSDQHRGWFHTSLLTAIGTGRPAPYGAVLTHGFFVDAEGKKMSKSLGNVVAPKELTSKYGAEILRLWVSAADYRDDMRISPEILERLLEAYRRIRNTARFLLGNLYDFSPDRDRVPPAEMPELDRWIVHRTQALIARCREAYDNYEFHLVYHSLNNFCVVDLSALYLDIVKDRLYCSAAGSRERRAAQTVQWLVVDALARLMAPILSFTAEEIWQHTPASAGKTASVFLAGLPAAAAATDSEALGARWERLLEVRAAVTKALEEARQSGQIGHSLDARVQLAAADGLRPALAAAAADLPALFIVSQVELVERLEVEASPLLRELRVQVQPARGAKCERCWNYSEAVGTHADHPGLCDRCQGVVASA is encoded by the coding sequence ATGGACTACAAGCACACGCTCAACTTGCCCAAGACCTCGTTCCCGATGCGCGCCAATTTGCCGCAGCGCGAACCCGAGATGCTGGCTCAGTGGGAGACGATGAGCATCTACGAGCGCTTGCAGCAGGCAAACGCCGGGAAGCCGAAGTTCATCCTGCATGACGGCCCGCCGTACGCCAACAACAACATCCACCTCGGCCAGGCGCTCAACAAGATCCTCAAGGACTTCATCGTCAAGCTGAAGTCGATGTCCGGCTACTTGGCGCCTTACATTCCGGGCTGGGACTGCCACGGCCTGCCGATCGAGCTGCAAGTCGAGAAGAAGCTCGGCCGGGGCCGCGGCGGCGCGGACCCGGCCGAGGTCATCAGCCGCTGCCGCGCGCACGCGCTGCAGTTCGTCGATATCCAACGCGAGGAGTTCAAGCGGCTCGGCGTGTTCGCCGATTGGGAACACCCGTACTTAACGCTTGACCCGCAATACGAGGCGGCCGAGGTGCGCGAGCTCGGCCGCTTCATGGCCTCGGGCGTGCTCTACCGGCGCAAGAAGCCGGTGTACTGGTGCCCGTCGTGCGTGACCGCGCTGGCCGAAGCCGAAGTCGAGTACGCCGATCACCAGTCGGCGGCAATCTATGTGGCTTTCAAATTGAGCGAGCCCTTACCGGCGGCGCTGGCGCCACTGCGCGGCCGCGAGGCGGCGGTGATCATCTGGACCACCACGCCGTGGACTTTGCCGGCCAACCTGGCGATCGCATTCCATCCCGATTTCGAATACCTCGCCGTCGAAGTCGACGGCCGGGTCTACCTGGTCGCGCACGGGCTGCTGGCCGCCACCGCGGCGGCGCTGAAATGGGCGGCACCGCGCGAGCTGGTGCGCATCAGCGGGGCGGAGTTGCACGGCGGCCGCGCACGCCATCCTTGGCTCGCCCGTGACTCGGTGTTTCTACTTGGCAGCCACGTAACCCTGGAGCAGGGCACCGGCTGTGTGCACACGGCGCCCGGGCACGGGGCCGAGGACTACGAAATCGGTGTCGCCAACGGCTTGGACGTCTACTGCCCCGTCGATGGCCACGGCAAGTTCACCAAGGACGTACCCGAGTTGGCCGGCCAGTTTGTGTTTAAAGCCGACGAGGCCGTGCTCGGTATGCTGCGGGCCGCGGGCGCGCTACTGGCGCAGCAGCGCTATACCCATTCCTACCCCCATTGCTGGCGGTGTAAACAGCCGGTGATCTTTCGCGCCACGGAGCAGTGGTTCATCCCGATGGAGAAGAACGATCTGCGCGCCCGGGCGCTGTCGGCGATCGACCGGGTGCAGTGGATTCCGCCGTGGGGCCGCGACCGTATCCGCGGCATGATGGAAAGCCGCCCGGACTGGTGCATCTCGCGCCAGCGGGTGTGGGGCGTGCCGATCACGGCGGTGTACTGCGAGGGCTGCGGCGAAGCGATCGCGGATGCCAGCGTGGCCGAGCACGCGGCGGCGCAGATCGCCGAGCACGGCTCCGGCATTTGGTTCACCGGCAGCAACGAGCAATTGCTGCCCGCCGACCTCCGCTGCCCGAAGTGTCACGGCCGGCAGTTCCGCCGCGAACGCGACATCCTCGATGTCTGGTTCGACTCCGGCGTGAGTCACGCGGCGGTGGTGGAAACCCGCCCGCAGCTCGGCGGGCGCGCCGATCTCTATCTCGAAGGCAGCGACCAGCATCGCGGCTGGTTTCACACCTCGTTGCTGACGGCGATCGGCACCGGTCGGCCGGCGCCCTACGGGGCGGTGCTGACGCACGGCTTCTTCGTCGATGCCGAGGGCAAGAAGATGTCAAAGTCGCTCGGCAACGTGGTGGCGCCCAAGGAGCTGACCAGCAAGTACGGCGCCGAGATCCTGCGCCTGTGGGTGTCGGCGGCGGACTATCGCGACGACATGCGCATCTCGCCCGAGATCCTCGAGCGCTTGCTGGAGGCCTATCGCCGCATCCGCAACACCGCGCGCTTCCTGCTGGGCAATCTCTATGATTTCTCCCCCGACCGCGACCGTGTGCCGCCGGCGGAGATGCCTGAGCTCGATCGCTGGATCGTGCACCGCACCCAGGCGCTGATCGCCCGTTGCCGTGAAGCCTATGATAACTACGAGTTTCATCTGGTCTACCACAGCCTGAACAATTTCTGTGTCGTTGATCTCAGCGCGCTCTATCTCGACATCGTCAAGGACCGGCTCTACTGTTCGGCGGCGGGGAGCCGCGAGCGGCGTGCGGCGCAAACGGTGCAGTGGCTCGTAGTCGATGCCTTGGCCCGGCTGATGGCGCCGATCCTGTCGTTCACCGCCGAGGAGATCTGGCAACATACGCCGGCAAGCGCCGGCAAGACGGCGAGTGTGTTTCTGGCCGGCTTGCCGGCGGCGGCGGCTGCGACCGACAGCGAGGCGCTGGGCGCCCGCTGGGAGCGTCTGCTGGAGGTTCGCGCGGCAGTAACCAAGGCCTTGGAAGAGGCCCGGCAGAGCGGGCAGATCGGCCACTCACTCGATGCCCGCGTGCAGCTGGCGGCCGCCGACGGGCTGCGCCCCGCTCTGGCGGCGGCGGCCGCGGATCTGCCGGCGCTGTTCATCGTCTCGCAGGTCGAGTTGGTCGAGCGCTTGGAGGTGGAAGCCAGCCCGCTGTTGCGCGAGCTCAGGGTGCAAGTGCAGCCGGCGCGCGGCGCCAAGTGCGAGCGGTGCTGGAACTACAGCGAGGCCGTGGGCACACACGCGGATCATCCCGGCTTGTGCGATCGCTGCCAGGGCGTGGTGGCGAGCGCATGA